In a single window of the Desulfovibrio mangrovi genome:
- a CDS encoding GGDEF domain-containing protein: MERGKRPTDLTLNEQLRITSVEIQRRKELMGITEEDEKLLHELRPAIARDVVEIVSEYYEFLVDFYEVAELIGDSETLERLKNHLQRYVLTLFSGQYDAEYVQTRLRIGLVHKRIGVPPKLYVAALYKLGDLLRNRLILYGNGTKACEACSGRMSVLDKILMFDLILVFDTYIQSLMDELHRHKDEVEKYAAGLEGVIAKRTEELAELSRKDGLTGLFNQRSFFEELRRELARSHRRNQLLSLCYIDLDGFKRANDTFGHKYGDGVLMNMASVFRKTLRAEDSAARYGGDEFCVILPSTPREEAVGICQRLASQFSEIDPQCEVTLSIGIAEFSPDAGWDADMLVGHADSAMYRSKRVKGHAITVWGEDADAGDDRNPDLPPD, encoded by the coding sequence ATGGAAAGAGGCAAGCGTCCCACTGATCTTACCCTGAACGAGCAGTTGCGGATCACTTCCGTGGAGATTCAGCGCCGCAAGGAGCTCATGGGGATTACAGAGGAGGACGAGAAGCTGCTTCATGAGCTGCGTCCGGCCATTGCGCGGGATGTTGTTGAGATAGTTTCCGAGTATTACGAGTTTCTTGTGGATTTCTATGAAGTCGCAGAACTCATAGGCGATTCGGAGACTCTTGAACGCCTCAAGAACCACCTTCAGCGCTATGTGCTTACGTTGTTCAGCGGTCAGTATGATGCCGAATATGTGCAGACCCGTCTGCGGATCGGGCTGGTGCACAAGCGTATCGGCGTGCCGCCCAAGCTGTATGTTGCGGCTCTGTACAAGCTGGGCGACCTGCTCAGGAACCGGCTGATCCTGTATGGCAACGGCACCAAGGCATGCGAAGCCTGTTCCGGTAGAATGAGCGTTCTGGACAAGATTTTGATGTTCGACCTTATTTTGGTGTTCGACACTTACATCCAGAGCCTGATGGATGAACTGCATAGACATAAGGATGAGGTGGAAAAATACGCAGCCGGTCTTGAGGGCGTTATTGCCAAGCGTACTGAGGAGCTTGCGGAGCTTTCACGCAAGGACGGCCTTACGGGGCTGTTCAATCAGCGCAGTTTCTTCGAGGAGTTGCGTCGCGAACTGGCCCGCAGCCATCGACGCAACCAGCTACTTTCATTGTGCTACATAGATCTGGATGGATTCAAACGGGCCAATGATACGTTCGGACACAAGTATGGAGACGGCGTACTCATGAATATGGCCAGTGTGTTCCGGAAAACCCTGCGTGCAGAGGATAGCGCGGCCCGTTACGGAGGTGATGAATTCTGTGTCATTCTGCCTTCAACCCCGCGTGAAGAGGCGGTGGGGATATGTCAGCGTCTGGCCAGCCAGTTTTCCGAGATTGATCCGCAGTGCGAGGTTACCTTGAGTATAGGCATTGCGGAGTTTTCACCGGATGCCGGTTGGGATGCCGATATGCTTGTGGGGCATGCTGATAGCGCTATGTACCGTTCCAAGCGGGTCAAGGGGCATGCCATAACGGTCTGGGGAGAGGATGCTGACGCCGGAGATGATCGGAACCCTGATTTGCCCCCGGACTAG
- a CDS encoding sugar phosphate isomerase/epimerase family protein, whose translation MPFFVNLPLSYAHHTPAYVEMFIARGVHPELGMDTFAVQALPKSWHRDMAARFRDAGLSCSIHLPFFDLSPGSMNNAVLEATRATLIRAAELASIYAPAHMVGHPHFNKGEHAPHMARWIKRSVQTWEQVLDITTHDDNHPPLFLENTFERAPHAIVTLLEHLPAERCGFCLDIGHWHSFAQGFRNQDLAAWVDAAGARLGHLHLHDNDGSDDQHTGLGSGTIPLDILFDSLRRNAVRPSVTLEPHDEGAFETSLAFMQARTDLPEILKL comes from the coding sequence ATGCCTTTTTTCGTTAACCTGCCGCTCAGCTATGCCCACCACACTCCGGCGTATGTGGAGATGTTCATCGCCCGCGGGGTGCACCCCGAACTGGGCATGGACACCTTTGCCGTGCAGGCACTGCCGAAAAGCTGGCACAGGGACATGGCAGCGCGCTTCAGGGATGCGGGGCTGAGCTGTTCCATTCATCTGCCCTTCTTCGACCTTTCTCCGGGCAGCATGAACAACGCCGTGCTGGAAGCCACCCGCGCAACGCTCATACGGGCTGCGGAACTGGCCTCCATCTATGCTCCTGCGCATATGGTGGGGCACCCTCATTTCAACAAGGGAGAACATGCGCCGCACATGGCACGCTGGATAAAGCGTTCGGTGCAGACGTGGGAACAGGTGCTGGACATCACGACACACGACGACAACCACCCGCCCCTGTTTCTGGAGAACACCTTCGAGCGCGCCCCCCACGCCATCGTCACCCTGCTGGAACACCTGCCCGCAGAGCGTTGCGGCTTCTGCCTCGACATAGGGCACTGGCATTCCTTTGCGCAGGGTTTCCGAAATCAGGACCTTGCCGCGTGGGTGGACGCCGCCGGAGCACGCCTCGGCCACCTGCACCTGCACGACAACGACGGCAGCGACGACCAGCATACAGGCCTTGGCAGCGGCACCATTCCGCTGGATATCCTGTTCGATTCCCTGCGCCGGAACGCAGTTCGCCCCTCCGTCACGCTGGAACCGCACGACGAAGGGGCGTTTGAAACCTCACTGGCCTTCATGCAGGCCCGCACAGACCTGCCGGAGATACTGAAACTTTAG
- a CDS encoding sigma-54-dependent transcriptional regulator, which yields MQHILVATDDQAASKAIVRSFSSQAELSVVRQPDDLKPALAKRPYDVIFADLSWIDRSPERSFDTIRTALRSLWAMVPNLEIIVLTAQENIREAVKSVRAGADNYLTYPVTAEEAAYVLESLRESRMMQTELEYLRSADNSPTLIPLQQVKSPVMQAVFDKVRRVAQANTTVLLTGETGTGKGVLAKLIHAQSNRASGPFMGVHCGAIPETLVESELFGHEKGAFTGANKRKAGRFEVAAKGTIFLDEIGTISQSTQVRLLQVLQDKVFQRVGGVVDIPMEARIVAASNVDLEELVRKGEFRADLLFRLNVFPIEVPALRDRREDIPLLAEMFLQRLRQQHMKKIEGIHPDVVAAFKSYPWPGNIRELENLMERAYILETTHMLSPDNFPPDLFVGGAPLANVSLDLSLPLSEVRNQAKEHAQRRYIEELIAECRGKVNLTAERAGITTRQLRKLLSRYGIDKSRYKPAKSGIRSADL from the coding sequence ATGCAGCATATTCTTGTAGCAACGGATGATCAGGCCGCTTCCAAGGCCATTGTGCGCAGTTTTTCGTCTCAGGCGGAACTGAGTGTGGTGCGGCAGCCGGATGATCTGAAACCGGCCCTTGCCAAACGCCCATACGACGTCATCTTTGCCGACCTCTCATGGATAGACCGCTCGCCCGAGCGCAGCTTCGATACCATCCGCACGGCCCTGCGTTCCCTCTGGGCCATGGTGCCCAACCTTGAAATCATCGTGCTCACGGCGCAGGAGAATATCCGCGAGGCCGTGAAATCCGTGCGCGCAGGGGCGGACAACTACCTCACCTATCCCGTCACGGCGGAAGAAGCCGCCTATGTTCTGGAAAGCCTGCGCGAATCGCGCATGATGCAGACGGAACTGGAGTATCTGCGCTCTGCGGACAATTCCCCCACGCTCATTCCCCTGCAGCAGGTGAAAAGCCCTGTCATGCAGGCCGTGTTCGACAAGGTGCGGCGCGTGGCGCAGGCGAACACCACCGTGCTGCTCACCGGAGAAACCGGAACGGGTAAGGGCGTGCTGGCCAAGCTCATCCATGCGCAGAGCAACCGCGCCAGCGGCCCCTTCATGGGCGTGCATTGCGGAGCCATTCCCGAAACATTGGTGGAAAGCGAACTCTTCGGTCATGAGAAGGGAGCGTTTACCGGAGCCAACAAGCGCAAAGCGGGCCGTTTCGAAGTGGCCGCCAAGGGCACCATCTTTCTGGATGAAATAGGCACCATCTCCCAATCCACACAGGTGCGTCTGCTGCAGGTTTTGCAGGACAAGGTGTTTCAGCGTGTGGGCGGCGTGGTGGATATTCCCATGGAAGCGCGCATTGTGGCGGCCAGCAATGTGGATCTGGAAGAGCTGGTGCGCAAGGGCGAGTTCCGCGCCGACCTGCTGTTCCGTCTGAACGTGTTCCCCATAGAGGTGCCCGCACTGCGTGACCGCCGTGAGGATATTCCCCTGCTGGCGGAAATGTTCCTGCAGCGCCTGCGCCAGCAGCACATGAAGAAGATTGAAGGCATCCATCCCGATGTGGTGGCGGCTTTCAAGTCGTATCCGTGGCCCGGGAACATCCGCGAGTTGGAGAACCTCATGGAACGTGCCTACATCCTCGAAACCACGCACATGCTGTCTCCGGACAACTTTCCGCCCGATCTTTTTGTGGGCGGGGCCCCGCTTGCCAACGTTTCTCTCGACCTTTCCCTCCCTCTTTCAGAGGTGCGCAATCAGGCCAAGGAACATGCCCAGCGCCGGTATATCGAGGAACTCATTGCCGAATGCCGCGGCAAGGTGAACCTGACGGCTGAGCGGGCCGGCATCACCACGCGGCAACTCAGAAAACTGCTGTCACGCTATGGTATCGACAAGTCTCGTTATAAACCTGCGAAAAGCGGAATAAGAAGTGCCGATTTGTAG
- a CDS encoding KamA family radical SAM protein: MSSNVAEIEQSPMEPPSLFGVQTPSVYSKLPFPVGMRFTEEKETPPAFAISERSDAFRRRYYPDVNIKTWCDWHWQYANRITSLDQLGAMLSLSPEELGAGTGLAALPLAITPYYAAQFDPENPADPLRRTMVPTVAEWELNPGESADPLGEDGHSPVPGLVHRYPDRVLFLATDTCAAYCRYCTRSRRVGKPCSTSTVRKRWPAAIEYIENHPEVRDVLISGGDPLTMSDAALDHLLSRLRRIPHLEIIRIGSKAPIVMPQRITPSLLRVLRRYHPLLMSIHCTHPDELTSEASEALRRLADAGIPLGSQTVLLKGINDDVPTMTKLMHGLLKSRVRPYYLYHCDPVQGSAHFRTHIFKGVDIIRGMRGHTSGYAVPTYVVDAPGGGGKIPLMPDYVQGYDGEDLVLRNYEGNLYRSYDPAAPAAHACDTGCDGDCGCKGGTPCL, encoded by the coding sequence GTGAGCAGCAACGTAGCCGAAATCGAACAGTCTCCTATGGAGCCTCCCTCTTTATTCGGGGTTCAAACTCCCTCCGTTTATTCCAAGCTCCCCTTCCCGGTAGGCATGAGGTTTACCGAGGAGAAGGAAACCCCTCCGGCTTTTGCTATCAGTGAGCGCTCGGATGCCTTCCGCAGACGCTATTATCCCGATGTAAATATCAAGACGTGGTGCGACTGGCACTGGCAGTATGCAAACCGCATAACCTCGCTGGACCAGCTTGGCGCCATGCTTTCCCTTTCTCCCGAAGAACTCGGCGCGGGCACTGGTCTTGCGGCCTTGCCGCTGGCCATTACCCCCTATTATGCCGCGCAATTTGATCCCGAGAATCCCGCAGATCCCCTGCGCCGTACCATGGTGCCCACCGTGGCGGAATGGGAACTGAATCCCGGCGAATCCGCCGACCCGCTCGGCGAAGACGGTCACAGCCCCGTGCCCGGTCTGGTGCATCGCTATCCCGACCGTGTACTTTTTCTGGCTACCGATACCTGCGCAGCCTACTGCCGCTATTGCACGCGTTCGCGCCGTGTGGGCAAACCCTGTTCCACCAGCACCGTGCGCAAGCGTTGGCCTGCTGCCATCGAATATATCGAGAATCATCCCGAAGTGCGCGATGTGCTCATCTCCGGCGGCGATCCTCTGACCATGTCCGACGCGGCGCTGGACCATCTGCTTTCGCGCCTGCGCCGCATCCCGCACCTTGAGATCATCCGCATCGGTTCCAAGGCGCCCATCGTCATGCCGCAGCGCATTACGCCTTCGCTGCTGCGCGTGCTGCGCCGCTATCATCCGTTGCTCATGAGCATCCATTGCACGCATCCTGACGAGCTGACGTCCGAAGCTTCGGAAGCGTTGCGCCGTCTTGCCGATGCGGGCATTCCGCTCGGCAGCCAGACCGTGCTGCTCAAGGGCATCAACGACGACGTGCCGACCATGACCAAGCTGATGCATGGCCTGCTCAAATCGCGCGTGCGTCCCTATTATTTGTATCACTGCGACCCCGTGCAGGGCTCCGCGCATTTCCGCACCCACATATTCAAGGGTGTGGATATCATTCGCGGCATGCGCGGGCATACCTCCGGCTATGCCGTGCCCACCTATGTGGTGGACGCCCCCGGAGGCGGCGGCAAGATTCCGCTCATGCCCGACTACGTGCAGGGCTACGACGGTGAAGACCTGGTTCTGCGCAATTACGAAGGCAACCTGTACCGCTCCTACGATCCTGCCGCTCCGGCCGCCCATGCGTGCGATACCGGCTGCGACGGCGACTGCGGTTGCAAGGGGGGCACCCCGTGCTTGTAG
- a CDS encoding D-alanine--D-alanine ligase family protein, with translation MLVGLTYDLKADYLAMGYSEEDAAEFDSPATIEAIEEALQSHGFLTERVGALPSLASALLQGKRWDLVFNIAEGLHGFGRESQTPALLDYYGIPYVFSDPMTLGVCLHKGVTKHVVRDKGVPTADFAVVEDVEDAYAVNLPYPLFVKPVAEGTGIGVGAASKVRNQQELVAACEHVLARYNQPALVETFLSGRELTVGIVGTGRKARAIGALEVVFASTAESDAYGYVNKAEYLERMQYTLAEDAVGRYAAEVALDAWRALGCRDGGRVDVRLDAGGVPNFIEVNPLAGLHPVNSDLPILCYKVGMSYRQLIGEIMTSALERNGLGTLPIPMVKEAACAAEAGR, from the coding sequence GTGCTTGTAGGACTTACCTATGACCTTAAAGCCGACTACCTTGCCATGGGGTACTCTGAAGAGGATGCCGCTGAATTCGACAGCCCCGCGACTATCGAGGCCATTGAAGAGGCACTTCAGTCCCATGGATTCCTGACAGAGCGCGTGGGCGCGTTGCCCAGCCTCGCGTCCGCGCTGCTGCAGGGCAAACGGTGGGATCTGGTATTCAATATTGCGGAAGGGCTGCACGGTTTCGGCCGTGAAAGCCAGACTCCCGCGCTGCTTGATTATTACGGTATTCCGTATGTGTTTTCGGACCCCATGACGCTGGGCGTGTGCCTGCACAAGGGCGTGACCAAGCACGTGGTGCGCGACAAGGGCGTGCCCACGGCTGACTTTGCCGTGGTGGAGGATGTGGAGGACGCGTATGCCGTGAATCTTCCCTACCCCCTCTTCGTTAAGCCTGTGGCCGAGGGCACGGGTATTGGCGTGGGAGCGGCCTCCAAGGTGCGTAATCAGCAGGAATTGGTGGCGGCCTGTGAGCATGTGCTGGCCCGCTACAATCAGCCCGCGCTGGTGGAGACCTTTCTCTCCGGCCGTGAACTGACCGTGGGCATCGTGGGCACTGGCCGCAAGGCGCGCGCTATCGGCGCCCTTGAGGTGGTGTTCGCCTCCACGGCGGAATCGGATGCGTACGGTTATGTGAACAAGGCCGAATATCTTGAGCGCATGCAGTACACTCTGGCGGAAGACGCGGTGGGCCGCTACGCCGCTGAGGTTGCGCTGGACGCATGGCGCGCGCTGGGCTGCCGTGACGGCGGCCGTGTGGACGTGCGTCTGGACGCCGGCGGTGTGCCCAACTTCATCGAGGTGAACCCGCTGGCAGGCCTGCACCCCGTGAACTCTGACCTGCCCATCCTCTGCTACAAGGTGGGCATGAGTTACCGGCAACTTATTGGCGAAATTATGACCTCCGCGCTGGAGCGCAACGGTCTGGGAACATTGCCCATTCCGATGGTAAAAGAGGCTGCCTGCGCGGCGGAGGCGGGGCGCTA